From the genome of Bacteroides sp. MSB163, one region includes:
- a CDS encoding DUF2764 family protein, translating to MSKYYYYLVAGLPELTLEDSKLSYTVADFKAELYPNLSDEDKRLIDLFYLKFDNANVLKLLKDKDAAIDPRGNYSAEELAEFISLLKDGDEVADAVFPSYLSTFISEYFNTPAEDDFLYEDRLAALYYAYAMKCRNKFVSSWFEFNLIMNNVLVALTARKFKMDIAPLIVGDTEVCEALRTSGARDFGLTGEVDFLDQLVKISETEELVEREKKIDQLRWNWMEEATFFNYFTVERLFVFLLQLEMIERWISLDKEKGNQLFRSIIATLKDEVQIPAEFR from the coding sequence ATGAGTAAATACTATTACTACTTGGTAGCCGGTTTGCCCGAACTCACTTTGGAGGATAGCAAACTGAGCTATACGGTAGCTGATTTCAAAGCGGAACTGTATCCGAATTTGTCTGACGAAGATAAACGGTTGATTGATCTGTTTTATTTGAAGTTTGACAATGCGAACGTTCTGAAATTGCTAAAGGATAAGGACGCCGCCATTGATCCTCGTGGAAATTATTCCGCAGAAGAATTGGCTGAGTTTATCTCGTTGCTCAAAGATGGTGACGAGGTGGCTGATGCCGTATTTCCTTCCTATCTCTCCACTTTTATTTCAGAATATTTCAATACTCCTGCCGAGGATGATTTTCTGTATGAAGACCGTCTGGCTGCGCTTTACTATGCGTATGCAATGAAGTGCAGGAATAAGTTCGTGTCTTCTTGGTTTGAATTCAATCTGATAATGAACAATGTGCTGGTGGCGCTGACTGCCCGGAAATTCAAGATGGATATCGCTCCGCTGATAGTGGGAGATACGGAAGTGTGCGAGGCTTTGCGTACATCCGGTGCCCGTGATTTCGGGCTGACGGGAGAGGTGGACTTCTTGGATCAGTTAGTGAAGATCAGTGAAACCGAAGAGTTAGTGGAACGGGAAAAGAAAATTGACCAGTTACGTTGGAATTGGATGGAAGAAGCTACCTTCTTTAACTATTTCACCGTAGAGCGTCTGTTCGTTTTTCTGCTGCAACTGGAAATGATAGAACGGTGGATTTCTTTGGATAAGGAAAAGGGTAATCAGTTGTTCCGCAGCATCATAGCAACGCTGAAGGATGAAGTGCAGATTCCCGCAGAATTCAGATAA
- a CDS encoding V-type ATP synthase subunit I: MITKMKKLTFLVYHKEYETFLDQIRELGVVHIVEKQWGEMDDTLQQFMQKRALYKSMLQSMYNLAEKQPEETVNTELAIDALVKSYEDLQERIQDLNQQLPVVGKDIAQMEVWGNFDWTSVRRLEDAGWYVQFYTCPERDYDETWAEQYNTIIVKENGGHLYFVTVTPEPVGLDIEPLRLPSLSLSELNSKKAEMEEALLQTTAELKAFCKAHYRTFESGGEQLQGDIDLLKVKLNSEEMAEGAVVLLEGWIPEDQEVDVKKLLDDSGVYYEIRKATKEDNAPIKLKNNAFVRMYEVLTKMYGMPDYAEFDPTPILAPFFSLFFAFCMGDAGYGLVLIVFGFILKKKLSKSLRGMMNLVITLGIFTAIFGAILGTFFGVSLFDVELPEGMKQFMIVGKIGETTYDKQMLLALIIGVIHISIAMTVKAIGETVRYGFKESLSAWGWLLLVVGFICTGGLSFFEIISKDVSTWAFIVIGGIAAIGIYLLNNIHRNVFVNIGAGVWDTYNMATGLMGDILSYIRLYALGLAGGMLGGVFNQLAFMVNDAAGPALGWLFCGLILLFGHSLNIAMSCLSAFVHPLRLTFVEYFKNSGYDGKGEAYKPFTVVKKQIN; this comes from the coding sequence ATGATTACAAAAATGAAGAAGCTCACATTCCTTGTATATCATAAGGAATATGAAACATTCCTTGATCAAATCCGGGAGTTGGGAGTAGTGCATATTGTGGAAAAGCAATGGGGTGAGATGGACGATACTCTGCAACAGTTTATGCAGAAGCGTGCACTTTACAAAAGTATGCTCCAGAGTATGTACAATCTGGCTGAGAAACAGCCTGAAGAAACTGTGAACACCGAACTGGCAATCGATGCTTTAGTAAAAAGCTATGAAGACTTGCAGGAACGGATACAGGATTTGAATCAGCAATTACCTGTTGTAGGCAAAGACATCGCACAGATGGAAGTCTGGGGTAATTTTGACTGGACTTCTGTCCGCAGGTTGGAGGATGCAGGCTGGTATGTGCAATTCTATACCTGTCCGGAAAGGGATTATGACGAGACATGGGCGGAACAATACAATACTATCATTGTGAAGGAAAATGGCGGGCATCTATACTTTGTGACCGTCACACCCGAACCGGTAGGATTGGATATCGAACCACTTCGTTTGCCCTCTCTGAGCCTGTCCGAGTTGAACAGTAAGAAAGCGGAAATGGAAGAAGCTCTTCTCCAGACCACTGCTGAACTGAAAGCTTTCTGTAAAGCTCATTATCGTACGTTTGAAAGCGGCGGTGAACAGCTTCAGGGAGATATCGACTTGTTGAAGGTAAAGCTGAACAGTGAGGAAATGGCCGAAGGTGCCGTCGTATTGCTGGAAGGTTGGATTCCTGAAGATCAGGAGGTAGATGTGAAGAAATTGCTCGATGATAGTGGTGTATATTATGAAATACGGAAAGCCACCAAAGAAGACAACGCTCCCATCAAGCTGAAGAACAATGCATTTGTCCGTATGTACGAGGTGCTTACCAAAATGTATGGTATGCCCGACTATGCGGAATTTGATCCGACGCCTATCCTGGCTCCGTTCTTTTCCTTGTTCTTTGCATTCTGTATGGGTGATGCCGGGTACGGATTGGTGCTGATTGTCTTTGGCTTCATCCTGAAGAAGAAGTTGTCAAAGTCACTGCGAGGCATGATGAACTTGGTAATTACGCTGGGTATTTTCACCGCAATATTCGGTGCTATTCTGGGTACTTTCTTCGGAGTCAGCTTGTTTGATGTGGAATTGCCGGAAGGAATGAAGCAATTTATGATTGTGGGTAAGATTGGTGAGACGACTTATGACAAGCAAATGTTGCTGGCATTGATAATCGGTGTAATACATATCAGCATAGCCATGACTGTGAAAGCTATTGGCGAGACCGTACGTTATGGCTTCAAGGAATCTCTCAGTGCCTGGGGATGGTTGCTGTTGGTGGTTGGATTCATCTGTACCGGCGGACTTTCTTTCTTTGAAATTATTTCGAAAGACGTCTCCACCTGGGCATTCATTGTGATTGGAGGTATTGCCGCTATCGGTATTTATCTGCTGAATAATATCCATCGGAATGTGTTTGTCAACATCGGTGCCGGTGTATGGGATACCTATAATATGGCTACCGGATTGATGGGAGATATACTCTCGTACATTCGTCTGTATGCCCTTGGTTTGGCAGGTGGTATGCTGGGCGGTGTGTTCAATCAGCTTGCCTTTATGGTGAATGATGCGGCAGGTCCGGCTCTTGGCTGGTTGTTCTGCGGACTGATATTGCTGTTCGGCCATTCGTTGAACATAGCCATGTCTTGTCTGAGCGCATTTGTGCATCCGTTACGTTTGACATTCGTAGAATACTTTAAAAATTCAGGTTACGACGGTAAAGGTGAAGCTTACAAGCCGTTTACTGTGGTTAAGAAACAAATAAATTAA
- a CDS encoding glycogen/starch synthase: MTKELLTPDYIFESSWEVCNKVGGIYTVLSTRANTLQAKFHDRLFFIGPDFWQGKENPLFIESENLCVAWRKHAAEQDNLSVRVGRWNIPGNPIVILVDFQPFFALKNEIYTEMWNHYQVDSLHAYGDYDEASMFSYAAGKVVESFYRYNLTETDKVIYQAHEWMTGMGALYLQTAVPEIATIFTTHATSIGRSIAGNNKPLYDYLFAYNGDQMAEELNMQSKHSIEKQTAHYVDCFTTVSEITNNECKELLDKPADVVLMNGFEDDFVPKGTTFTGKRKRARSIMLRVANCLMGTDMGDDTLIIGTSGRYEFKNKGIDVFLESLNRLNRDKNLKKNVLAFINVPGWVGDAREDLQQRLKSKEKFTTPLEVPLITHWLHNMTHDQVLDMLKYMGMSNRPEDKVKIIFVPCYLDGKDGIINKQYYDLILGEDLSVYPSYYEPWGYTPLESVAFHVPTVTTDLAGFGLWVSSLKNQHGIDDGVEVLHRSDYNYSEVADGIKDTISAFSAKTDAEVKNIRKRAGQVAEQALWKHFIEYYYEAYDFALRHAMERQLG, encoded by the coding sequence ATGACTAAAGAGCTGTTAACCCCCGACTACATCTTCGAGTCAAGCTGGGAAGTATGTAATAAGGTTGGAGGTATCTATACGGTTTTGTCCACGCGAGCAAATACCTTGCAGGCAAAATTTCATGATAGATTATTTTTTATAGGACCTGATTTTTGGCAGGGTAAAGAGAATCCTTTGTTTATCGAGTCCGAGAACCTTTGTGTAGCATGGAGAAAGCATGCAGCTGAGCAAGATAACCTTTCCGTCCGTGTAGGACGCTGGAACATTCCGGGCAATCCGATCGTTATATTGGTTGATTTCCAACCGTTTTTCGCACTGAAGAATGAAATATATACAGAAATGTGGAACCACTATCAGGTGGATTCACTGCATGCATACGGTGATTATGATGAAGCATCCATGTTTTCGTATGCAGCCGGAAAGGTAGTAGAGAGTTTTTATCGTTACAATCTGACGGAGACAGATAAAGTGATTTATCAGGCACATGAGTGGATGACCGGTATGGGAGCCCTCTACTTGCAAACTGCTGTTCCTGAAATCGCTACGATATTTACCACACATGCCACGTCCATCGGACGTTCCATTGCAGGTAACAATAAGCCTCTTTACGATTATCTCTTCGCTTACAACGGCGATCAGATGGCGGAAGAGCTCAATATGCAATCCAAACATTCCATTGAAAAACAGACTGCGCACTATGTGGACTGTTTTACGACTGTGAGCGAAATCACGAACAACGAGTGCAAGGAATTGCTTGATAAGCCTGCCGATGTAGTGCTAATGAATGGTTTTGAAGATGATTTTGTACCAAAAGGGACTACGTTTACCGGAAAACGCAAACGTGCGAGATCTATCATGTTGCGCGTTGCCAATTGCCTGATGGGTACGGATATGGGTGATGATACGTTGATTATCGGTACCAGCGGTCGGTATGAATTTAAGAACAAAGGCATCGATGTCTTCCTTGAATCACTGAATCGGCTGAACCGTGATAAGAACCTGAAAAAGAATGTATTGGCATTCATCAACGTGCCGGGATGGGTAGGTGATGCCCGCGAAGACCTGCAACAACGCCTCAAGAGCAAGGAGAAATTCACTACTCCTCTGGAAGTACCTTTGATTACTCACTGGCTGCACAACATGACGCATGATCAAGTGCTGGACATGCTGAAGTATATGGGCATGAGCAACCGTCCTGAGGATAAGGTGAAGATTATTTTTGTTCCCTGCTATCTCGACGGAAAAGATGGCATTATAAACAAGCAATATTACGATTTGATATTGGGAGAAGATCTTAGTGTCTATCCTTCATATTACGAACCTTGGGGCTATACCCCATTGGAAAGTGTTGCTTTTCATGTTCCTACCGTCACGACCGACCTGGCAGGTTTCGGACTTTGGGTGAGCAGCCTGAAGAACCAGCATGGCATTGATGATGGGGTAGAGGTACTTCACCGTTCGGATTACAACTATTCTGAAGTGGCTGACGGTATCAAAGACACCATTTCGGCATTCTCAGCAAAGACGGATGCGGAAGTGAAAAACATTCGCAAGCGTGCCGGGCAAGTGGCTGAGCAGGCTTTGTGGAAGCATTTTATTGAATATTATTATGAAGCCTATGATTTTGCCCTTCGTCATGCGATGGAGCGTCAGTTAGGTTAA
- a CDS encoding V-type ATP synthase subunit A has protein sequence MATKGTVSGVIANMVTLVVDGPVAQNEICYISTGGDRLMAEVIKVVGTHVYVQVFESTRGLKVGAEAEFTGHMLEVTLGPGMLSKNYDGLQNDLDKMDGVFLKRGQYTYPLDKGSRWHFMPLVKVGDKVEAAAWLGQVDENFQPLKIMVPFTQKGVCTVKSIVDEGEYSIEDIVAVLTDEEGNDIHVNMIQKWPVKRAMTNYKEKPRPFKLLETGVRVIDTVNPIVEGGTGFIPGPFGTGKTVLQHAISKQAEADIVIIAACGERANEVVEIFTEFPELVDPHTGRKLMERTIIIANTSNMPVAAREASVYTAMTIAEYYRSMGLKVLLMADSTSRWAQALREMSNRMEELPGPDAFPMDLSSIISNFYGRAGYVVLGNGETGSITFIGTVSPAGGNLKEPVTENTKKVARCFYALEQDRADKKRYPAVNPIDSYSKYIEYPEFEEYIKTHINGEWIGKVNEIKNRLQRGKEIAEQINILGDDGVPVEYHVTFWKSELIDFVILQQDAFDEIDAVTPMERQEDILNMIIDICHTEFEFDNFNEVMDYFKKMINICKQMNYSKFKSEEYEGFRKQLQELIEERKA, from the coding sequence ATGGCAACAAAAGGAACTGTTAGTGGCGTTATCGCCAACATGGTAACCCTCGTCGTTGACGGCCCGGTGGCACAGAACGAGATTTGCTACATCTCGACCGGCGGTGACCGACTGATGGCGGAGGTGATTAAGGTGGTAGGTACCCATGTGTACGTGCAGGTGTTTGAGAGCACCCGCGGACTGAAAGTAGGGGCTGAAGCCGAATTTACCGGACACATGCTTGAGGTGACATTAGGCCCGGGTATGCTTTCGAAAAACTATGATGGTCTGCAAAATGACCTCGATAAGATGGATGGAGTCTTCCTGAAACGCGGACAATATACCTATCCGCTGGACAAAGGAAGCAGATGGCACTTTATGCCTCTGGTGAAAGTAGGTGATAAAGTGGAAGCCGCTGCCTGGCTGGGACAAGTGGATGAAAACTTCCAACCCCTGAAAATCATGGTGCCTTTCACTCAAAAGGGCGTATGTACCGTGAAATCCATCGTAGACGAAGGTGAGTACAGCATCGAAGATATCGTAGCTGTACTGACTGACGAAGAAGGGAACGACATCCATGTGAACATGATACAGAAATGGCCGGTGAAACGCGCCATGACGAATTATAAAGAAAAGCCGCGTCCTTTCAAACTGTTGGAAACGGGTGTACGTGTCATTGATACCGTGAATCCTATCGTAGAAGGTGGTACGGGATTTATTCCCGGCCCGTTCGGTACGGGAAAAACAGTGCTTCAGCACGCCATTTCAAAGCAGGCGGAGGCGGATATCGTAATCATTGCTGCCTGTGGTGAACGTGCCAATGAGGTTGTGGAAATCTTTACGGAATTCCCGGAACTGGTTGACCCGCATACCGGACGTAAGTTGATGGAGCGTACAATCATTATTGCTAATACTTCGAACATGCCGGTAGCTGCCCGTGAAGCATCTGTATATACGGCTATGACGATTGCAGAGTACTATCGCAGCATGGGTCTGAAGGTATTGTTGATGGCTGATTCCACTTCTCGTTGGGCACAGGCTTTGCGCGAGATGTCCAACCGTATGGAAGAGTTGCCTGGACCTGACGCATTCCCGATGGACTTGTCTTCTATCATCTCCAATTTCTACGGACGTGCCGGATATGTGGTGCTGGGTAACGGCGAAACGGGTTCTATTACCTTTATCGGTACGGTGTCTCCTGCCGGTGGTAACTTGAAAGAGCCTGTAACGGAGAATACGAAGAAGGTAGCCCGCTGTTTCTACGCTCTTGAGCAGGATCGTGCCGACAAGAAGCGTTATCCCGCTGTGAATCCGATTGATTCTTATTCTAAATATATCGAATATCCTGAATTTGAGGAATATATCAAAACTCACATCAATGGCGAGTGGATCGGTAAGGTGAATGAAATCAAAAACCGCTTGCAACGCGGTAAGGAGATTGCCGAACAGATCAATATCCTGGGTGATGACGGTGTACCTGTAGAATATCATGTAACATTCTGGAAATCAGAATTGATCGACTTCGTAATCCTGCAACAGGATGCTTTCGACGAAATTGACGCTGTAACACCGATGGAGCGCCAGGAAGATATCTTGAACATGATTATTGATATCTGTCATACGGAGTTTGAATTCGATAACTTCAATGAAGTAATGGATTATTTTAAGAAAATGATCAATATCTGTAAGCAGATGAACTACTCGAAGTTCAAATCAGAAGAATATGAAGGATTCCGTAAACAGTTGCAGGAACTGATTGAAGAACGTAAAGCCTAA
- a CDS encoding V-type ATP synthase subunit D, producing the protein MAIKFQYNKTSLQQLEKQLKVRVRTLPIIKNKESALRMEVKRCKSEAAALDEKLEREIQAYEAMFALWNEFDSSLIKVSDVHLGVKKIAGVRVPLLENVDFEIRPYSLFNAPKWYADGIHLLKVLAQTAIEREFIVAKLGLLEHARKKTTQKVNLFEKVQIPGYQDALRKIKRFMEDEENLSKSSQKIMKSHQESRKEAEA; encoded by the coding sequence GTGGCTATAAAGTTTCAATATAATAAAACTTCCCTCCAGCAGTTGGAAAAGCAACTGAAAGTGCGGGTACGTACACTCCCTATTATCAAGAATAAGGAGAGCGCACTACGCATGGAAGTGAAGCGCTGCAAATCAGAAGCTGCCGCGCTGGATGAGAAGTTGGAACGGGAAATCCAGGCCTACGAAGCGATGTTCGCCCTTTGGAATGAGTTTGACTCCTCATTGATAAAGGTGAGCGATGTACATCTCGGCGTGAAGAAGATTGCCGGTGTACGGGTGCCGCTGCTCGAAAACGTTGATTTCGAAATACGCCCCTACAGCCTGTTCAATGCCCCCAAATGGTATGCCGATGGCATTCATTTGCTCAAGGTGTTGGCACAGACGGCTATCGAACGGGAGTTTATCGTCGCCAAACTGGGCTTGCTGGAACATGCACGTAAGAAGACTACCCAAAAGGTAAACCTCTTTGAAAAAGTGCAGATTCCAGGCTATCAGGATGCTCTGCGAAAGATCAAGCGCTTCATGGAAGACGAGGAGAACCTCTCCAAGTCATCGCAGAAAATCATGAAATCCCATCAAGAGAGTAGGAAGGAGGCAGAAGCATGA
- a CDS encoding ATPase, whose protein sequence is MNEILGYLGLGMMLALAGIGSCFGTTIAGSAAEGALKKDPSKSASYMILSALPATQGLYGFVAFLMSMGRDFNTDGPLMLGIGLGVGLVCLFSAIRQGQICANGIVGISQGHDVQTNTMIYAALPEFYAILALVAALMV, encoded by the coding sequence ATGAATGAAATTTTAGGTTATCTTGGCTTGGGCATGATGTTGGCTCTTGCAGGAATTGGTAGTTGCTTTGGTACAACAATCGCAGGTAGTGCAGCGGAAGGTGCATTGAAAAAAGATCCTTCCAAATCTGCCAGCTATATGATTTTGTCGGCTCTTCCGGCTACACAGGGACTTTATGGTTTCGTTGCTTTCCTGATGTCTATGGGTAGAGACTTTAATACGGATGGTCCTCTGATGTTGGGTATCGGCCTGGGTGTAGGTTTAGTATGTTTATTCTCAGCTATCCGTCAGGGACAGATTTGTGCCAATGGTATTGTGGGTATCTCTCAGGGACATGACGTGCAGACTAACACAATGATTTATGCAGCCCTTCCCGAATTTTATGCAATTTTGGCATTGGTGGCTGCATTGATGGTATAA
- a CDS encoding V-type ATP synthase subunit B encodes MATKAFQKIYTKVTQITKATCSLKATGVGYDELATVNGKLAQVVKIAGDDVTLQVFEGTEGIPTNAEIVFLGKSPTLKVSEQLAGRFFNAFGDPIDGGPSIEGQEVEIGGPSVNPVRRKQPSELIATGIAGIDLNNTLVSGQKIPFFADPDQPFNQVMANVALRAETDKIILGGMGMTNDDYLYFKNVFSNAGALDRIVSFMNTTENPPVERLLIPDMALTAAEYFAVNNNEKVLVLLTDMTSYADALAIVSNRMDQIPSKDSMPGSLYSDLAKIYEKAVQFPSGGSITIIAVTTLSGGDITHAVPDNTGYITEGQLFLRRDTDIGKVIVDPFRSLSRLKQLVTGKKTRKDHPQVMNAAVRLYADAANAKTKLENGFDLTNYDERTLAFAKDYSNQLLAIDVNLDTTEMLDVAWSLFGKYFRPEEVNIKKELVDEFWPKANN; translated from the coding sequence ATGGCAACAAAAGCATTTCAAAAAATATATACCAAGGTCACTCAGATTACGAAAGCTACGTGTTCGCTGAAAGCAACAGGGGTAGGGTATGATGAGTTGGCAACCGTAAACGGCAAGCTCGCCCAGGTGGTGAAGATTGCCGGTGACGATGTGACTTTGCAGGTATTTGAGGGTACGGAAGGTATCCCGACCAATGCGGAGATAGTATTTCTGGGTAAGTCGCCTACGCTGAAAGTGAGTGAACAGCTTGCGGGACGTTTCTTCAACGCTTTCGGTGATCCGATTGACGGTGGTCCGTCTATCGAAGGTCAGGAAGTGGAAATCGGTGGTCCGTCTGTGAACCCGGTACGCCGTAAACAACCGTCGGAACTGATCGCAACTGGTATTGCAGGTATCGACTTGAACAATACGCTGGTATCCGGACAGAAGATTCCGTTCTTTGCCGACCCTGACCAGCCGTTTAATCAGGTAATGGCGAACGTAGCACTTCGTGCCGAGACGGATAAGATCATTCTGGGCGGTATGGGTATGACGAACGATGACTACCTGTACTTTAAAAATGTATTCTCCAATGCCGGTGCGCTCGACCGTATTGTCAGCTTCATGAATACAACGGAGAATCCTCCGGTAGAACGTTTGCTGATTCCGGACATGGCGTTGACGGCAGCCGAATATTTCGCTGTGAACAATAATGAAAAGGTATTGGTACTGTTGACTGATATGACCTCTTACGCCGATGCGTTGGCGATCGTATCCAACCGTATGGATCAGATTCCTTCAAAAGATTCTATGCCGGGTTCTCTTTATTCGGATTTGGCTAAGATTTATGAGAAGGCAGTACAGTTCCCAAGTGGTGGTTCCATTACCATTATCGCGGTGACAACGTTGTCCGGTGGCGATATTACGCATGCTGTGCCTGATAATACGGGTTACATTACGGAAGGCCAGTTGTTCCTGCGTCGTGATACAGATATTGGTAAGGTTATCGTTGACCCGTTCCGTTCACTGTCCCGTCTGAAACAGCTCGTTACAGGTAAGAAGACGCGTAAAGACCATCCGCAGGTGATGAATGCTGCTGTACGTCTGTACGCCGATGCTGCCAACGCCAAGACGAAGTTGGAGAATGGTTTCGACCTGACAAACTATGACGAACGTACCCTTGCATTTGCCAAGGACTACTCCAACCAATTGCTGGCTATTGATGTGAACCTCGATACAACTGAGATGCTCGATGTGGCCTGGAGCCTGTTCGGTAAGTATTTCCGTCCGGAAGAAGTGAATATCAAGAAAGAACTGGTTGACGAGTTCTGGCCCAAAGCAAATAACTAA